A stretch of Podospora bellae-mahoneyi strain CBS 112042 chromosome 5, whole genome shotgun sequence DNA encodes these proteins:
- a CDS encoding hypothetical protein (COG:Z; EggNog:ENOG503NWYH), with translation MSVRVVARIRPLLEKELDKDVIVTADRAQDGKPLTIVKIPSPKNEAEEFSFAFNSVYDQATTQEELFTAEVAPHLKALFQGYDVTIFAYGVTGTGKTHTMRGGLKLAERGVIPRLLSNVFRRGKKLAKDSNGETTVDVALSYYEIYNDKVFDLLEPPEKRTPSGLPLREKDGKTMVVGLSERTCEDLKDFEKLYIEANNNRVTAATKLNAHSSRSHAILRVKVTQTTGDMVRESTASAIDLAGSEDNRRTDNGKERLIESAAINKSLFVLSQCIDAISRGDKRIPYRESKMTRILSLGQNNGITIMILNLAPIRSYHLDTISSLNVSSRAKRIEVREIENEVVFKQLPRSTVGLGGPNVIRQPLRPLANAHNVATGTVLAAKAAEKAAEKADKPAKAFMVYTDKKPAAAPARPVPAVANTSSKLQPPMVITKRISDVTDSALRPSKLARPTQIGLPRSAVAAPAKEQQLSISAAQIEAMVEKKVAEILASRAAELTPPATTPEPAAQPKEEISEDVKRRLEALEKRIEKESSREDGRSEGLRLLLQARQAKERGEEEETLRLYESALPYFPGQTKLLAKIEKLKIKLGKMAPEERTTPRKTKKILVLRDEDGEYDGTEADVEDDVPLRQRKTSKKKVSKASDGEESTGPASPRTQQLLDIVNSRDLALIKGLHGFGAKKAQDLVDVLNLKGDGTDEVKRIASLSQLKMLPGIGTRTVERAYEGLTLEA, from the exons ATGTCGGTTCGCGTTGTCGCCAGAATACGCCCTCTTCTCGAAAAAGAGCTGGACAAGGACGTCATTGTCACGGCCGACAGAGCCCAGGATGGCAAGCCCTTGACCATTGTCAAGATCCCGAGCCCCAAGAACGAGGCCGAAGAGTTCTCGTTCGCCTTCAACAGTGTCTACGACCAGGCCACCACCCAGGAGGAATTGTTCACCGCTGAAG TGGCGCCGCACTTGAAGGCGTTGTTCCAGGGCTATGATGTGACAATCTTTGCCTATGGAGTGACAGGTACGGGCAAGACGCACACGATGCGTGGTGGGCTTAAGCTGGCCGAGCGTGGTGTCATCCCCCGGCTCTTGAGTAACGTCTTCCGTAGAGGCAAGAAACTGGCCAAGGACAGCAACGGGGAGACAACGGTGGATGTGGCCTTGTCCTACTACGAAATCTACAATGACAAGGTGTTTGACTTGTTGGAGCCACCGGAGAAGCGGACCCCTTCTGGTCTTCCACTGCGCGAGAAGGACGGCAAGacaatggtggtgggtttgtcGGAGCGAACGTGCGAGGACCTCAAGGATTTTGAGAAGCTGTACATTgaagccaacaacaaccgagTGACAGCTGCCACCAAACTCAATgcccacagcagcagaagccaCGCCATCTTGCGGGTCAAGGTGACACAAACGACGGGAGACATGGTCCGGGAGAGCACGGCTTCTGCCATTGACCTGGCCGGCTCGGAAGATAACCGGCGGACGGACAATGGCAAGGAAAGGCTGATTGAGTCGGCCGCCATCAATAAGTCGCTTTTCGTGCTGAGTCAGTGCATCGATGCTATTTCCCGTGGCGACAAGCGCATTCCATATCGGGAGTCCAAGATGACACGGATCCTGTCGCTCGGCCAGAACAACGGCATTACCATCATGATCCTCAATCTGGCCCCCATTCGCAGCTACCACCTCGACACGATCAGCAGCTTAAACGTTAGTTCCCGGGCCAAGCGCATCGAGGTTCGCGAAATTGAGAATGAGGTTGTGTTCAAGCAGCTACCGCGGAGCactgttgggttgggtggcCCCAATGTCATTCGTCAGCCTCTTCGGCCATTGGCGAATGCACACAATGTTGCCACGGGTACTGTTCTCGCGGCGAAAgctgctgagaaggctgccgagaAAGCCGACAAGCCGGCCAAGGCTTTTATGGTTTATACTGACAAGAAGCCTGCCGCTGCCCCAGCACGGCCCGTGCCTGCTGTAGCtaacacctcctccaagctccaGCCTCCAATGGTGATCACCAAACGGATTTCGGATGTCACGGATTCGGCGCTCAGGCCATCAAAGCTCGCCCGCCCTACCCAAATCGGTCTTCCCCGCTCAGCAGTAGCTGCACCGGCTAAGGAACAGCAACTATCTATCTCGGCAGCGCAGATCGAAGCtatggtggagaagaaggtggccgAGATTCTTGCCTCGCGCGCTGCCGAACTCACTCCCCCCGCGACGACTCCTGAGCCTGCCGCACAACCCAAGGAAGAGATCAGCGAAGACGTGAAACGGCGGTTGGAAGCCTTGGAGAAGCGTATCGAGAAGGAATCATCCCGAGAGGACGGGCGGTCGGAAGGTCTACGCTTGTTGCTGCAGGCACGCCAAGCGAAGGAGagaggcgaagaggaggaaacgCTGCGGCTGTACGAGAGCGCATTGCCGTACTTCCCCGGACAGACAAAACTGTTGGCGAAGATTGAAAAGCTGAAGATCAAATTGGGAAAGATGGCGCCAGAGGAGCGGACAACACCCaggaagaccaagaagattCTGGTGCTGAGAGATGAGGACGGAGAATATGATGGGACAGAGGCCGATGTCGAGGATGATGTTCCTCTCCGTCAGCGTAAGACGTCTAAGAAGAAGGTGTCCAAGGCATcagatggagaagagagtACGGGGCCAGCTTCGCCCAGGACACAGCAGCTGCTGGATATTGTCAACTCCAGAGATTTGGCGCTTATCAAGGGCCTGCATGGGTTTGGGGCCAAGAAGGCGCAGGATCTGGTTGATGTCCTCAATCTTAAGGGGGATGGCACCGACGAGGTCAAGAGGATTGCGTCATTGTCGCAGCTGAAAATGCTGCCCGGCATTGGCACCCGGACTGTGGAGAGGGCCTATGAAGGGCTCACTCTGGAGGCGTAA
- a CDS encoding hypothetical protein (EggNog:ENOG503PCS8; COG:S), translating into MGGLFIVPLPLAIPLIFLVVVLMPFIPVSWPGIITVQIYRGRRDGISPREISRKCLKGIAWSYGIPCITILVLWIMCIVQVVLVIWWAVGLCRRAGDINEWKRLGRQMVDLPREVQNLWLRVQVWGGMKLRERPVVEKGGEKKEEELKETKRYTFEMLGTPTSVRLLTIFPEGDYMAPLKGEIRIVDLQTNPTYDALSYTWADEEGETAKSGHISLVFNAKRGMYRQLGIGHNCELAMRRLRRKGKSRTVWIDAVCINQADLEERSQQVKLMSRIFVSARHVVVYTGEGTPQTDGLYDWLNDIDAEKLAVPSGGLFSPQSALQFLHRPEGVLGKLQEVSNDVAVRLEEMGRLIRGYSERVKRLLRELRMVYSMGVIPRRPPEPSDLHRVLREYFSRRWFKRVWVLQEASLPEMKRIRVVCGNRETAGERAMHLLSMLMSQGQGDIDVGRVFVLLRQKPVASQERSSRGSHLLDLLIETRGRQCEDPRDKIFGVLNIAHWLDGVGAGREELDKVSYFTPVAQVYAGYSALLIRRHGPGFFLSLIKSSPAIKGLPSWAADWTVPWPNSKALQGAADFPARSRYSSQKDKALEFDLKNKVMKIMRPRIVRGFFAWTGQGDGEDTIQTVEVKRLDREEVLVEIYPGLAMLLRQHGEDWTFVKVCPHALDKVGVERLVASWSRTVVYQENPGRIQEVDEEVGSIRSRSPRGYLGKTRVWRIV; encoded by the coding sequence ATGGGGGGCTTGTTTATCGTTCCGCTTCCCCTCGCCATCCCTCTCATCTTTCTCGTTGTTGTCCTCATGCCTTTTATTCCTGTCTCCTGGCCGGGTATTATTACTGTTCAGATCTACCGTGGGAGACGAGACGGTATATCTCCAAGAGAGATATCAAGAAAGTGTCTAAAGGGAATCGCATGGAGCTATGGTATACCATGCATCACTATCTTGGTGTTATGGATCATGTGCATCGTGCAAGTGGTGCTCGTGATCTGGTGGGCGGTGGGACTGTGTCGAAGGGCAGGGGATATCAACgagtggaagaggttggggaggcagaTGGTGGATTTGCCGAGGGAGGTGCAGAACCTGTGGTTGAGGGTGcaggtttggggagggatgaagttgagggagaggcctgtggtggaaaaggggggggagaagaaagaggaggagctcaaggagacAAAGCGGTATACTTTTGAAATGTTGGGCACGCCCACTTCGGTGAGGCTGTTGACTATTTTCCCCGAGGGGGATTACATGGCCCCGCTGAAGGGGGAGATTAGGATTGTGGATCTGCAAACGAACCCGACGTACGATGCGCTGTCGTATACCTgggctgatgaggagggtgagacTGCAAAGAGCGGGCACATCTCGCTGGTGTTCAATGCGAAAAGGGGGATGTACCGACAGCTTGGGATAGGCCACAACTGTGAGCTGGCGATGCGACGACTGCGGCGGAAGGGCAAAAGCAGGACGGTGTGGATCGATGCTGTGTGTATCAACCAGGCTGATCTTGAGGAAAGGAGTCAGCAGGTGAAGCTCATGTCGAGGATATTTGTCTCGGCGAGACACGTGGTGGTGTACACCGGTGAGGGAACGCCACAGACAGATGGGCTGTACGACTGGCTCAATGATATTGATGCTGAGAAACTGGCGGTGCCATCTGGGGGTTTGTTTAGTCCACAGTCGGCCCTTCAGTTTCTTCACCGGCCAGAAGGCGTCCTCGGCAAGCTGCAAGAGGTCAGCAACGACGTCGCCGTACgattggaggagatgggtcGGCTGATAAGAGGATATTCTGAAAGGGTAAAAAGGTTGCTGAGGGAGCTGCGGATGGTCTACTCGATGGGGGTAATACCCAGGCGACCGCCGGAGCCGAGTGACTTGCACCGGGTTCTGAGAGAATACTTTTCCAGACGGTGGTTCAAGAGAGTCTGGGTGCTGCAGGAGGCTTCCCTCCcagagatgaagaggatccGAGTGGTGTGCGGTAATCGAGAGACAGCTGGAGAGCGGGCTATGCATCTGTTGAGCATGCTGATGTCTCAAGGCCAAGGGGATATCGACGTGGGCAGGGTCTTTGTTTTGCTACGACAAAAGCCCGTTGCTAGCCAAGAAAGGAGCTCGCGAGGCTCGCATCTGCTGGATCTGCTGATCGAGACAAGGGGCAGACAGTGTGAAGACCCGAGAGACAAGATCTTTGGGGTTCTCAATATCGCTCACTGGCTGGATGGAGTGGGAGCTGGTCGAGAAGAGTTGGACAAGGTCAGCTATTTCACGCCTGTGGCGCAAGTGTACGCAGGATACTCGGCCCTTCTTATCCGGCGACACGGACCTGGGTTCTTTTTGTCACTGATCAAGTCTTCACCAGCCATCAAGGGCTTGCCGTCTTGGGCTGCAGACTGGACTGTGCCTTGGCCCAACTCAAAGGCCTTGCAAGGTGCTGCTGACTTTCCTGCCCGATCGAGATATTCTTCTCAAAAGGACAAGGCCCTAGAGTTCGAcctcaagaacaaggtcaTGAAAATTATGAGACCGAGGATAGTAAGGGGCTTCTTTGCCTGGACCGGacagggagatggcgaggataCGATTCAGACGGTGGAGGTCAAGCGGTTGGACcgagaggaggttttggtCGAGATTTACCCTGGGCTGGCCATGTTGTTGAGGCAACATGGTGAAGACTGGACATTTGTCAAAGTATGTCCACACGCGTTGGATAaggtgggggtggagaggcTGGTGGCTAGCTGGAGCAGGACGGTGGTGTATCAGGAGAATCCAGGCAGGATACaagaggtggatgaggaggttggaagtATCAGGTCGCGGTCCCCCAGGGGCTATCTTGGGAAGACTAGAGTGTGGAGGATTGTGTGA
- the AIM24 gene encoding Altered inheritance of mitochondria protein 24, mitochondrial (EggNog:ENOG503NXJ1; COG:S): MRGQAPLLRLSQTTRLTRPTTTTLSSRPSFVCWQCRTVQISASPTNRPGPDAFDAGRAAQTDAQFEVIGAPHSLLSVSLSASQRLYTRRGTLVSVGGKVENLHSALSILSPTSRAFLGIPFLYQRITSTSPVTALIATKSANTTFSILRLDGTTDWMVAQRNALLAWTGHTLRLSPRIQQGLSLAHWGNTYITGRGLAALSAPGQVYDMVLKEGEEIVLHPSHVVAYTINKNPPRPFRLKSTTLSFQIPAVPSSIKAASQRFIPDRVARFWNAMRDTSIYKGLSSFLFSLRTATRRTIWGDRLFLHFQGPRTILMSSRGVRVRDVLTKDDVNEIADAKAGVIPEAVELTTHPRTQDKKAEDQPTKIYIANVKGDGKVSFEDAKSLNEFVR; the protein is encoded by the exons ATGCGCGGTCAAGCGCCTCTTCTCAGGCTATCTCAAACAACAAGGCTAACAcgaccaaccaccacaaccctctcCTCGAGGCCAAGCTTTGTTTGCTGGCAATGTCGAACAGTTCAGATTAGCGCATCCCCCACCAACCGGCCAGGCCCCGATGCCTTTGACGCAGGCCGCGCTGCTCAGACGG ATGCCCAATTCGAGGTTATTGGCGCTCCACATTCCCTGCTGTCGGTTTCCCTCTCGGCATCCCAGCGGCTCTACACAAGACGAGGTACCTTGGTGTCAGTAGGCGGCAAGGTGGAAAAT CTACACTCCGCCCTCTCGATTCTCTCCCCCACGAGCCGAGCCTTTCTCGGCATCCCGTTCCTCTACCAGCGCATAACCTCCACGAGCCCAGTTACCGCCTTAATAGCCACCAAGTCTGCCAACACAACCTTCTCTATTCTCCGTCTCGATGGCACAACCGACTGGATGGTTGCACAAAGGAATGCGCTTCTTGCTTGGACAGGTCACACGTTAAGATTATCGCCCCGCATCCAGCAAGGCTTGTCGCTGGCACACTGGGGCAACACATATATCACTGGCCGAGGGTTGGCGGCTCTCTCGGCGCCAGGACAGGTCTATGATATGGTTCTcaaggaaggggaggagattgttTTACACCCATCACACGTGGTCGCTTATACCATCAACAAGAACCCCCCACGGCCCTTCCGTCTCAAGAGCACCACCTTAAGCTTCCAAATTCCCGCCGTCCCGAGTTCGATAAAAGCCGCCTCCCAGAGGTTCATACCCGACCGAGTGGCCAGATTCTGGAACGCTATGCGCGATACCTCGATCTACAAAGGACTTTCCAGCTTTCTGTTTAGCCTGAGAACGGCCACCAGAAGGACGATATGGGGTGACAGGCTATTCCTCCACTTTCAAGGGCCGAGAACCATCCTCATGTCCAGCCGCGGTGTTCGGGTTAGGGATGTCTTGACCAAGGACGACGTCAATGAGATTGCAGATGCCAAGGCGGGCGTAATACCAGAGGCTGTTGAGCTGACCACTCACCCCAGGACTCAGGATAAGAAGGCGGAGGATCAACCGACAAAGATTTACATTGCCAACGTGAAGGGGGATGGCAAGGTCAGCTTTGAAGACGCAAAGTCTCTGAATGAGTTTGTGAGGTGA